A region from the Aquimarina sp. ERC-38 genome encodes:
- a CDS encoding CHAP domain-containing protein, which translates to MYLASVELGPGYAWCASFVSWCYQNAGVTAPRSAWVPSYALKSKRIYHRGKFELKRPQNGDAFMIWYRSKNRPAHIGFVDDWGEDWVITVEGNTNDKGSREGDGVYRKRRLKKQIWAVSDFIGSGKQVTRK; encoded by the coding sequence ATGTACCTGGCAAGTGTAGAGCTAGGACCGGGGTATGCCTGGTGTGCAAGCTTTGTTTCCTGGTGCTATCAGAATGCCGGGGTAACCGCTCCACGTAGTGCGTGGGTCCCTAGTTATGCACTTAAAAGTAAACGGATCTATCACAGGGGGAAATTCGAATTAAAAAGGCCACAAAACGGCGATGCATTTATGATCTGGTACCGTAGCAAAAACCGTCCCGCCCATATCGGGTTTGTAGATGATTGGGGGGAGGACTGGGTCATCACCGTGGAAGGGAACACCAACGACAAGGGTTCCAGGGAAGGGGACGGTGTCTATCGCAAACGAAGGCTAAAAAAACAGATATGGGCAGTCTCCGATTTTATTGGGTCAGGAAAACAGGTAACCAGGAAATAA